The following coding sequences are from one Triplophysa dalaica isolate WHDGS20190420 chromosome 12, ASM1584641v1, whole genome shotgun sequence window:
- the trhra gene encoding thyrotropin-releasing hormone receptor, which yields MENRTLFPFDNQTLPTWTDHSVEYKIVSILSVLLICGIGIIGNVMVILVVLTTKHMRTPTNCYLVSLAVADLMVLTAAGLPNITESLFGQWVYGYAGCLSITYFQYLGINASSCSITAFTIERYIAICHPIKAQFLCTLSRAKKIIVLVWFFTSLYCVMWFYLSDTKEVVYENAILITCAYKVSRNLYLPIYFTDFAVFYVIPLLLATVLYGLIARILFLNPLPTDPKESRRYWRKESSLGNKSVNSRSSSSSTTAASRRQVTKMLVVVVILFAVLWMPYRTLVVVNSFLKEAYLDTWFLLFCRLCIYMNSAINPIIYNAMSQKFRAAFQKLCHCGSQRSEKPPTYSVALTYSVIKETSNGESPDHFNTEQDDVRGAGEELLPGRKRLSFKESSLVSDDTMACA from the exons ATGGAGAACCGCACTTTATTCCCATTTGACAACCAGACTCTTCCGACATGGACTGATCACAGTGTCGAATACAAAATCGTAAGCATATTATCAGTCCTGCTTATTTGTGGGATTGGAATCATCGGCAACGTTATGGTCATTCTGGTGGTATTAACAACCAAGCACATGCGTACGCCAACTAACTGCTACTTGGTGAGTCTGGCGGTCGCCgacctcatggtcctgacggcaGCGGGGCTGCCCAACATCACCGAGAGTCTGTTCGGCCAGTGGGTGTACGGATACGCCGGCTGTCTCTCCATCACTTACTTTCAGTACTTGGGCATCAACGCGTCCTCGTGTTCCATCACAGCCTTCACCATTGAACGCTACATTGCCATCTGTCACCCGATAAAAGCGCAGTTTCTGTGCACCCTCTCTAGAGCCAAAAAGATCATTGTTCTCGTCTGGTTTTTCACGTCTCTCTATTGCGTTATGTGGTTTTATCTTTCCGACACTAAAGAGGTCGTTTATGAAAACGCTATCCTAATCACGTGCGCCTACAAAGTGTCTAGAAACCTGTATTTACCCATATACTTCACAGATTTTGCAGTGTTTTATGTTATTCCGCTTTTGCTGGCAACTGTTCTATACGGTTTGATTGCGAGAATCCTCTTTCTCAACCCACTCCCGACCGATCCCAAAGAAAGTAGAAGGTACTGGAGAAAGGAGTCGTCTCTGGGAAACAAATCCGTGAACTCCAGGAGCTCCTCCAGCAGCACAACTGCAGCATCTCGGAGGCAG GTGACAAAGATGCTGGTAGTGGTGGTGATCCTCTTCGCTGTCCTATGGATGCCCTATCGGACTCTGGTGGTGGTCAACTCCTTCCTCAAGGAGGCCTACCTGGACACCTGGTTTCTTCTCTTCTGCCGTCTCTGCATCTACATGAACAGCGCCATCAACCCTATCATCTACAATGCTATGTCCCAGAAGTTCCGTGCAGCCTTTCAAAAACTGTGCCATTGTGGGTCGCAGCGCTCTGAGAAGCCCCCCACGTACAGCGTGGCCCTCACTTACAGTGTCATAAAGGAGACCTCCAATGGTGAAAGCCCAGATCACTTCAACACAGAACAAGATGACGTCCGCGGAGCTGGCGAAGAGCTCCTGCCTGGAAGGAAGAGGTTGTCATTTAAAGAATCCTCACTAGTTAGTGACGACACCATGGCTTGTGCTTAA
- the LOC130433101 gene encoding transmembrane protein 74, which produces MASVELLFINNRGGTPDPPGVPEWSSSPLHVHRLNSSPEESSPTRKAPPHEAQCNSAPRTAPSKGQHGHHRHQPAEKVRVCCDEELETSFTYVDENVNLRLATPDTSVKSPRQLHDSTSEIHPDAPRDLSLMSDIDISSESSGKSVDYGFICAVTFLITGISLVIISYAVPRSIGVNPENVSAREMERLENESARIGAHLDRCVIAGLCLLTLGGVVLSTLLMISMWKGEMYRRKAFAYSKHSAKLYGSTNLRTRSSPSRSSTPHSFVEEENGDANS; this is translated from the coding sequence ATGGCCTCGGTGGAGTTGCTTTTTATAAACAATAGAGGGGGTACACCTGATCCCCCTGGAGTACCGGAGTGGTCTTCTAGTCCTCTTCATGTCCACAGATTGAACAGCTCGCCGGAGGAATCTTCCCCCACTCGGAAGGCGCCTCCTCATGAGGCACAATGTAATTCAGCACCACGGACGGCTCCCAGTAAAGGTCAACATGGCCACCACCGGCATCAGCCCGCGGAGAAGGTCAGAGTCTGCTGCGACGAGGAGCTCGAGACGTCGTTCACGTATGTGGACGAAAACGTCAATCTCCGACTGGCCACTCCGGACACTAGCGTGAAAAGTCCTCGCCAGCTCCACGACTCCACGAGCGAGATCCACCCCGACGCGCCGCGGGACTTATCGCTGATGTCCGACATCGACATCAGCTCGGAGAGTTCGGGGAAGTCCGTGGATTACGGATTCATTTGCGCGGTCACGTTCCTTATTACAGGGATCTCACTGGTGATCATATCGTACGCGGTGCCACGGAGCATCGGAGTGAACCCGGAAAACGTGTCCGCGCGCGAAATGGAAAGACTGGAGAACGAGAGCGCCAGGATAGGCGCTCATCTGGACAGGTGCGTTATCGCGGGCCTTTGCCTTCTCACTTTAGGGGGAGTGGTGTTGTCCACTCTGCTGATGATATCCATGTGGAAGGGCGAGATGTACCGGAGGAAAGCCTTCGCCTATTCCAAGCACTCCGCAAAGCTTTACGGTTCAACTAATTTGAGAACAAGATCGAGTCCCAGTCGCTCGTCCACACCGCACAGTTTTGTCGAGGAGGAGAATGGCGATGCCAATAGTTGA